Proteins encoded by one window of Scatophagus argus isolate fScaArg1 chromosome 4, fScaArg1.pri, whole genome shotgun sequence:
- the egr3 gene encoding early growth response protein 3: protein MTGKLAEKLPLTMSSLINTIPDSLYPEEDIPTSMNIFTNPESITHYSQMNTDNIMDLGMGSEKAAAEIQYGSSFQSNRSGQTVTYLGKFAFDTPPSGGIGGSGWCSDNNIISLVSAGILGVSPSPGTVTTQTSSSAASMGGQTSDMEQVYGPPLPAYSTCSDLYQDQVSFHHSPATSTALAYPGNDYHSTSKASMDGSLFSMIPDYNLFHHQGEVGVMEHKPFQTMDPIRVNPPPITPLETIRAFKDKQQIHPGFIGGQQHPPQHHPPPQTLTLKPIRPRKYPNRPSKTPVHERPHACPAENCDRRFSRSDELTRHLRIHTGHKPFQCRICMRSFSRSDHLTTHIRTHTGEKPFSCEFCGRKFARSDERKRHAKVHLKQKDKKPADKSSVAAGSHSSPPSSCGGPTVGTS, encoded by the exons ATGACAGGGAAACTAGCGGAGAAGCTCCCTCTTACCATGAGCAGTTTAATAAACACGATCCCTGACAGTCTCTATCCAGAAGAGGACATCCCGACGTCTATGAATATTTTCACCAATCCGGAATCTATTACCCACTATTCACAGATGAACACAG ATAATATCATGGATCTGGGCATGGGAAGCGAGAAGGCAGCTGCAGAGATTCAGTATGGATCCAGCTTCCAGTCCAACCGCAGCGGGCAGACTGTCACTTACCTGGGGAAGTTCGCCTTTGACACTCCTCCGTCAGGTGGGATTGGTGGCTCCGGCTGGTGCTCTGACAACAATATCATCAGCCTTGTCAGTGCAGGGATCTTGGGCGTTTCTCCGTCACCCGGCACGGTAACGACACAGACATCATCCTCCGCAGCCAGCATGGGTGGACAGACGTCAGATATGGAGCAGGTATATGGTCCACCACTGCCTGCCTATTCCACCTGCAGCGACCTGTACCAGGACCAGGTCTCCTTCCACCACAGCCCTGCCACCAGCACGGCTCTAGCCTACCCTGGCAATGACTATCACTCCACATCAAAAGCCTCCATGGATGGCAGCCTTTTCTCCATGATCCCTGACTACAACCTTTTCCATCATCAGGGGGAGGTTGGCGTGATGGAGCACAAGCCCTTCCAGACCATGGACCCCATCCGAGTCAACCCTCCACCCATCACACCTCTGGAGACCATCAGAGCGTTCAAAGACAAGCAACAGATTCACCCAGGTTTCATCGGCGGGCAGCAGCACCCTCCTCAgcaccacccaccaccacagACTCTCACCCTCAAACCCATCCGTCCAAGGAAGTACCCCAACCGTCCCAGCAAAACCCCCGTCCACGAACGGCCGCACGCCTGTCCAGCAGAGAACTGTGACAGACGCTTCTCACGCTCAGATGAGCTCACACGTCACCTTCGCATCCACACAGGTCACAAACCCTTCCAGTGCCGAATATGCATGCGCTCCTTCAGCCGGAGCGACCACCTGACCACACACATCCGCACACACACGGGCGAGAAACCCTTCTCCTGTGAGTTCTGTGGACGCAAGTTTGCCAGAAGTGACGAGCGAAAGAGACACGCAAAGGTTCACCTCAAACAGAAGGACAAGAAGCCAGCTGACAAGAGCAGTGTGGCGGCTGGGAGCCACAGTTCGCCACCCAGCTCCTGTGGGGGGCCCACAGTGGGAACGTCATGA